Proteins encoded by one window of Kitasatospora sp. HUAS MG31:
- a CDS encoding SulP family inorganic anion transporter has product MSGTSVDLTASSAPAVLARRARVRLRAVLPNREVLATMGRSPRKDLLAGLTVAIVALPLALGFGVASGAGAEAGLATAVVAGALAAFFGGSNLQVSGPTGAMTVVLVPIVHRYGTPGVLTVGLLAGVLLVAAALGGAGRFMAYVPAPVVEGFTLGIAGVIGLQQVPAALGVKPSGAQNVVIGAWDAAAAFAAEPHPAALALATGVAAVMLIGARLRPGVPFSLLAVVAATVVAGMAGLDVATIGHLPAGLPAPSLGFLHVGEIPHLASAALAVAALAALESLMSATAADAMSVSERHDSNRELFGQGVANLLAPLFGGVAATGAIARTAVNVRSGAASRLAALVHAAVLAVVVFAAAPLVSGIPLAALAGVLIATAVRMVEVASLRALARSGRGEAAILVLTAGATLAFDLVTAVIVGLLVAGALALRQVARSAALTRVPLHEDLAPADHHAEEQALLAEHIVAYRIDGPIFFAGAHRFLLELAETTDVKAVILRLSRVSAIDATGALVLGDAITKLERRGILVLVSGVQEDHLKTLDALGVLDTLHAEHRVFAATPDAIACARRHLHRHLAGKTRR; this is encoded by the coding sequence ATGAGCGGCACTTCCGTGGACCTCACGGCCTCGTCCGCCCCTGCGGTTCTCGCCCGACGCGCGCGCGTGCGGCTGCGCGCGGTGCTGCCGAACCGTGAGGTCCTGGCGACGATGGGCCGCTCGCCGCGCAAGGACCTGCTGGCCGGGCTGACGGTGGCGATCGTCGCGCTGCCACTGGCGCTCGGCTTCGGCGTGGCCTCCGGAGCGGGGGCCGAGGCCGGATTGGCGACCGCGGTGGTGGCGGGCGCGCTCGCGGCGTTCTTCGGCGGCTCGAACCTGCAGGTGAGCGGTCCGACCGGAGCGATGACCGTCGTCCTGGTCCCGATCGTCCACCGGTACGGCACCCCGGGTGTGCTGACGGTCGGACTTCTGGCCGGCGTCCTGCTGGTCGCCGCCGCGCTCGGCGGGGCCGGCCGGTTCATGGCCTACGTACCGGCACCGGTGGTGGAGGGCTTCACCCTCGGCATCGCCGGGGTGATCGGCCTCCAGCAGGTGCCCGCGGCCCTCGGCGTCAAGCCCTCCGGGGCGCAGAACGTCGTGATCGGCGCCTGGGACGCCGCCGCCGCCTTCGCCGCCGAACCGCACCCGGCGGCACTCGCGCTCGCGACCGGCGTCGCGGCGGTGATGCTGATCGGCGCCCGGCTGCGCCCGGGCGTCCCGTTCTCGTTGCTGGCGGTGGTCGCAGCGACCGTCGTCGCCGGTATGGCTGGCCTGGACGTGGCCACGATCGGGCACCTGCCCGCCGGGTTGCCCGCGCCCTCGCTCGGCTTCCTGCACGTCGGTGAGATCCCGCACCTGGCGAGTGCCGCGCTGGCGGTGGCGGCCCTGGCTGCGCTGGAGTCGCTGATGTCGGCCACGGCTGCGGACGCGATGAGTGTCTCGGAGCGGCACGACAGCAACCGCGAGCTGTTCGGGCAGGGCGTCGCGAATCTGCTCGCCCCGCTGTTCGGTGGCGTCGCTGCGACCGGCGCGATCGCCCGCACCGCTGTCAACGTCCGCTCGGGAGCGGCATCGCGCCTGGCGGCACTCGTCCACGCCGCCGTGCTGGCCGTGGTCGTGTTCGCCGCGGCCCCGCTCGTGTCCGGCATTCCGCTGGCGGCGCTCGCCGGTGTGCTGATCGCCACCGCCGTGCGCATGGTCGAGGTCGCCTCGCTGCGGGCACTGGCTCGCAGCGGCCGCGGCGAGGCCGCGATCCTCGTCCTGACCGCGGGCGCGACGCTCGCCTTCGACCTGGTCACCGCCGTCATCGTAGGCCTGCTGGTCGCCGGCGCCCTGGCCCTGCGCCAAGTCGCCCGCTCCGCCGCACTGACCAGGGTGCCGCTGCACGAGGACCTGGCCCCGGCCGACCACCACGCCGAGGAACAGGCGCTGCTCGCCGAGCACATCGTCGCCTACCGCATCGACGGCCCCATCTTCTTCGCCGGCGCCCACCGCTTCCTGCTCGAACTCGCCGAGACCACCGACGTCAAGGCCGTCATCCTGCGCCTGTCCCGGGTGAGCGCGATCGACGCCACCGGCGCCCTGGTACTCGGCGACGCCATCACCAAGCTGGAACGACGGGGGATCCTCGTCCTGGTCTCCGGCGTGCAGGAAGACCACCTCAAGACGCTGGACGCCCTCGGCGTCCTCGACACCCTGCACGCCGAGCACCGCGTGTTCGCCGCCACCCCCGACGCGATCGCCTGCGCCAGGCGCCATCTGCACCGCCATCTGGCAGGGAAGACACGACGATGA
- a CDS encoding ArsR/SmtB family transcription factor, whose translation MAVPLYQAKAEFFRTLGHPVRIRVLELLQDGPRPVRDLLSAIEVEPSNLSQQLAVLRRTQLVTATREGNTVVYALSTPDVADLLRAARRILTEMITDQEALLAELREPDHQAHRA comes from the coding sequence ATGGCGGTCCCGTTGTACCAGGCCAAGGCGGAGTTCTTCCGCACCCTCGGCCACCCGGTCCGGATCCGGGTCCTGGAATTGCTGCAGGACGGGCCGCGCCCGGTGCGCGACCTGCTGTCCGCCATCGAGGTCGAGCCCTCGAACCTCTCCCAGCAGCTCGCCGTGCTGCGCCGGACCCAGCTGGTGACGGCGACGCGGGAGGGCAACACCGTCGTGTACGCGCTGAGCACGCCGGACGTGGCGGACCTGCTGCGCGCCGCCCGCCGGATCCTCACCGAGATGATCACCGACCAGGAGGCGCTGCTCGCCGAGCTGCGCGAGCCCGACCACCAGGCCCACCGGGCATGA